A region of Antedon mediterranea chromosome 8, ecAntMedi1.1, whole genome shotgun sequence DNA encodes the following proteins:
- the LOC140056487 gene encoding radial spoke head 1 homolog isoform X1, translated as MSDLGSDFDDEDQGPYLGEYEGERNEKDERHGHGKATLPNEDIYEGLYEHGKRHGQGVYKFKNGARYTGEYKHNKKHGSGTFIYPDGSRYEGNWVDDQRHGYGLYTYPNGDIYEGEWQSHKRHGQGEYTYKETGSKYVGTWVEGKRDGAGELKHNNHRYQGLWVDDQTQGKGKYVFDIGCEQHGQYVPIEQNQVGDNEEEDAQPVMIPKWKAGEITAISQRNPAAEQLAEQRKAQEKDEDENEDNAEKEVENNEKTEVEQETPTIDEKSAEGIEAQGETAENNGQMETEDAQEGGDQDAQEEPSPPSPVAEEDAE; from the exons ATGTCAGACCTTGGATCAGATTTTGATGATGAAGATCAGGGGCCATATTTAGGG GAATATGAAGGTGAACGTAATGAAAAAGATGAACGACATGGCCATGGCAAAGCTACTCTCCCAAATGAAGATATATATGAAGGTCTTTATGAACATGGCAAACGACATGGTCAG GGTGTGTACAAATTCAAAAATGGGGCACGATATACCGGCGAATATAAACACAATAAGAAGCATGGGTCAGGCACATTTATTTATCCAGACGGCTCAAGATATGAAG GAAATTGGGTTGATGACCAAAGACACGGCTATGGCTTGTACACGTATCCAAATGGTGACATTTATGAAGGGGAATGGCAGAGCCATAAACGACATGGACAGGGCGAGTACACCTACAAAGAAACTGGTTCTAAATACGTAGGCACATGGGTTGAAGGCAAGAGAGATGGAGCAGGagaattaaaacataataaccACAGATATCAAGGCCTTTGGGTGGATGATCAG acaCAAGGCAAAGGTAAATATGTTTTTGACATTGGATGTGAACAACACGGGCAGTATGTACCCATTGAACAG aatcAAGTTGGTGATAATGAGGAGGAGGATGCACAACCTGTGATGATACCGAAATGGAAGGCAGGTGAAATAACAGCAATAAGTCAACGTAACCCAGCTGCCGAACAGCTGGCAGAACAAAGAAAAGCCCAAGAAAAAGACGAAGATGAGAATGAAGATAATG CAGAAAAAGAGgtagaaaataatgaaaaaacagAAGTAGAGCAGGAGACACCAACAATTGATGAAAAATCAGCAGAAG GTATTGAAGCTCAAGGTGAAACCGCTGAAAATAATGGGCAAATGGAAACCGAGGACGCGCAAGAAGGCGGTGACCAGGACGCGCAGGAAGAACCATCGCCGCCGTCTCCAGTCGCAGAAGAAGACGCAGAATGA
- the LOC140056487 gene encoding radial spoke head 1 homolog isoform X2, with protein sequence MSDLGSDFDDEDQGPYLGEYEGERNEKDERHGHGKATLPNEDIYEGLYEHGKRHGQGVYKFKNGARYTGEYKHNKKHGSGTFIYPDGSRYEGNWVDDQRHGYGLYTYPNGDIYEGEWQSHKRHGQGEYTYKETGSKYVGTWVEGKRDGAGELKHNNHRYQGLWVDDQTQGKGKYVFDIGCEQHGQYVPIEQNQVGDNEEEDAQPVMIPKWKAGEITAISQRNPAAEQLAEQRKAQEKDEDENEDNGIEAQGETAENNGQMETEDAQEGGDQDAQEEPSPPSPVAEEDAE encoded by the exons ATGTCAGACCTTGGATCAGATTTTGATGATGAAGATCAGGGGCCATATTTAGGG GAATATGAAGGTGAACGTAATGAAAAAGATGAACGACATGGCCATGGCAAAGCTACTCTCCCAAATGAAGATATATATGAAGGTCTTTATGAACATGGCAAACGACATGGTCAG GGTGTGTACAAATTCAAAAATGGGGCACGATATACCGGCGAATATAAACACAATAAGAAGCATGGGTCAGGCACATTTATTTATCCAGACGGCTCAAGATATGAAG GAAATTGGGTTGATGACCAAAGACACGGCTATGGCTTGTACACGTATCCAAATGGTGACATTTATGAAGGGGAATGGCAGAGCCATAAACGACATGGACAGGGCGAGTACACCTACAAAGAAACTGGTTCTAAATACGTAGGCACATGGGTTGAAGGCAAGAGAGATGGAGCAGGagaattaaaacataataaccACAGATATCAAGGCCTTTGGGTGGATGATCAG acaCAAGGCAAAGGTAAATATGTTTTTGACATTGGATGTGAACAACACGGGCAGTATGTACCCATTGAACAG aatcAAGTTGGTGATAATGAGGAGGAGGATGCACAACCTGTGATGATACCGAAATGGAAGGCAGGTGAAATAACAGCAATAAGTCAACGTAACCCAGCTGCCGAACAGCTGGCAGAACAAAGAAAAGCCCAAGAAAAAGACGAAGATGAGAATGAAGATAATG GTATTGAAGCTCAAGGTGAAACCGCTGAAAATAATGGGCAAATGGAAACCGAGGACGCGCAAGAAGGCGGTGACCAGGACGCGCAGGAAGAACCATCGCCGCCGTCTCCAGTCGCAGAAGAAGACGCAGAATGA
- the LOC140056300 gene encoding gamma-aminobutyric acid type B receptor subunit 2-like codes for MLLGPACSLVAMPAAATLEYWNLLQVGNSALSDSLSDKEYYKYFYRTNPPSSAMNPPRLAILREFDWNRVAIIHENNEYFANHFDITKEYLRSNGIDIVTSESFDAGQVPREQLRNMKDKDARIIFASAYIEPASILFCEIYKQSMYGERYVWIIESWLDPGWWELNLHVHNCTLEEMREVASLHVGVDFLSIYPIQDITISGLTPNEYEDMYYNRTNQQQQPGEEYAPYAYDGLWTIAMVLNETQTHLEQTNSSLSILDFDYNNTHHIRELFENSIKNLNFKGISGTIQFNRNGDRFGNIKLEQLIDNEIVTIGIYYQNGELVWESEKRITFTGDVPIDGALYETVYIGIRPVIYLIFSSLSAVGVIVACAFLVFNIKNRKRKLIRLSSPNVNNVIATGCIVCYGSVMLFGLDQNIVESNMYITLCMLRAWTLSIGYSMAFGGLFLKTWRVYLIFRKLKIKKKIVQDWHLFGLLTILLLIDLIYLFVWSMINPFFKETKTFPPEIVNQDLILLKKKDSCDCKQLVQWTVVLYVYKGLIMLYGAKLAWETRKVSMQELNDSKYIGLSIYNVAIIVSIAVPLTYVLEDEPEVVYSLVAVAILYTTTCTMCLVFVPKIIVLRGTESDTEVTVTTFNRSRAVAPETFTVSIEERVKQKEHELQKLRRDMMMQKEFTDIVHRPVLIKCDADVPSVSNINTSSANTSPAPSNVII; via the exons ATGTTGCTAGGGCCAGCCTGTTCATTGGTCGCCATGCCAGCCGCAGCTACGCTTGAATACTGGAATTTACTACAG GTGGGGAACTCAGCACTTTCTGACTCGTTGTCCGACAAAGAGTACTACAAATACTTCTACCGCACAAACCCTCCTTCATCGGCGATGAATCCACCTAGGCTGGCCATACTCAGAGAGTTCGACTGGAATCGAGTAGCAATTATACATGAAAACAACGAATACTTTGCAAAC cACTTCGACATCACAAAAGAGTACTTACGAAGCAATGGTATTGACATTGTGACGTCAGAGAGTTTTGACGCAGGACAGGTGCCGAGAGAGCAGCTTCGAAATATGAAG GATAAAGATGCTCGCATAATTTTTGCCAGTGCATATATAGAACCAGCATCAATTCTCTTCTGTGAG ATTTACAAGCAAAGTATGTATGGAGAACGATATGTCTGGATTATCGAGAGTTGGTTAGATCCCGGTTGGTGGGAATTGAACCTACATGTTCACAACTGCACGCTGGAAGAGATGAGAGAAGTGGCAAGTCTACATGTTGGTGTTGACTTCCTCAGTATCTATCCAATACAGGACATCACAATATCTGGACTG ACCCCAAATGAATACGAAGATATGTATTACAACAGAACCAACCAGCAACAACAGCCAGGCGAAGAATACGCACCATACGCATACGATGGATTGTGGACGATAGCAATGGTGTTAAATGAAACCCAAACGCACCTCGAACAAACAAACTCAAGTCTCAGCATCCTAGATTTCGATTATAACAATACTCACCATATTCGGGAATTGTTCGAAAATTCGATaaaaaatcttaattttaaaGGAATCTCC ggAACTATACAATTTAACCGTAACGGAGATCGCTTTGGCAATATTAAGCTTGAGCAGCTTATAG ATAATGAGATTGTTACTATTGGAATATATTATCAAAACGGAGAACTTGTTTGGGAGTCTGAAAAACGAATTACATTTACAG GAGACGTACCGATTGACGGTGCACTCTATGAAACTGTTTACATCGGAATACGACCAGTTATATATCTCATATTCTCGTCACTCTCAGCCGTCGGAGTCATCGTTGCATGTGCCTTCCTTGTGTTTAATATCAAgaacagaaaaagaaa gtTAATTCGCTTATCCAGTCCTAATGTGAACAACGTAATTGCGACAGGCTGTATTGTCTGTTACGGATCCGTCATGCTATTTGGCCTCGACCAAAATATCGTTGAATCGAATATGTACATAACTTTATGTATG ttgCGAGCATGGACTTTGTCTATTGGTTATTCAATGGCGTTTGGTGGGCTGTTCCTAAAAACGTGGCGGGTGTATCTAATATTTCGTAAACTGAAGATAAAAAAGAAG ATTGTTCAAGACTGGCATTTATTCGGATTGCTTACGATTCTTCTTCTAATAGACCTTATTTATCTGTTTGTTTGGTCAATGATCAATCCATTTTTTAAGGAAACCAAGACGTTTCCGCCTGAG atTGTTAATCAGGACCTGATTTTACTAAAAAAGAAGGATTCGTGCGACTGCAAACAACTTGTCCAATGGACCGTTGTATTATACGTTTATAAAGGACTGATCATGCTATATGGTGCAAAACTTGCTTGGGAAACAAG aaaagtATCGATGCAGGAATTAAATGACTCAAAATATATCGGTCTGTCGATATATAACGTTGCTATCATCGTCTCCATCGCAGTGCCTCTTACATACGTTTTAGAAGACGAACCTGAAGTTGTGTATAGTCTTGTAGCGGTCGCTATTCTGTATACTACGACTTGTACAATGTGTCTTGTGTTTGTTCCAAAA ATAATAGTTCTTCGAGGTACGGAATCAGACACTGAAGTAACTGTAACCACGTTCAATCGTAGTAGAGCTGTTGCCCCGGAGACATTTACAGTTAGCATAGAAGAAAGGGTAAAACAAAAGGAACATGAGCTACAGAAACTACGTAGAGATATGATGATG CAAAAGGAATTCACGGACATTGTTCACCGTCCTGTTTTGATTAAATGTGATGCTGACGTACCATCAGTGAGCAACATAAACACATCTTCAGCAAACACATCTCCAGCTCCCAGCAATGTCATTATATAA
- the LOC140056911 gene encoding transmembrane protein 218-like, with translation MALILGVGVGLFILAFVWALAIFSCILCARTSLQNAAAGIFILAAFLTVTLILWPKLPAIPEPEEIKVTDQNFWGRLVLQCIMGIFALACLGIMFSLHWTERILAKPLKTRRF, from the exons ATGGCTTTAATATTGGGTGTTGGTGTCGGCCTGTTTATCCTTGCATTTGTATGGGCCTTAGCCATATTTTCATGCATCCTATGTGCAAGAACATCCTTGCA AAATGCAGCAGCAGGGATATTCATTTTAGCAGCCTTTTTAACAGTCACACTTATTTTATGGCCAAAACTGCCAGCTATACCGGAACCAGAAGAAATAAAG gtAACTGACCAGAATTTCTGGGGGCGTTTGGTTCTCCAGTGCATCATGGGTATTTTTGCATTAGCATGTCTTGGTATCATGTTCTCACTACACTGGACTGAGAGAATTCTTGCGAAGCCTCTAAAGACTAGAAGGTTTTAA